The genomic DNA CGCCGCCGCTATCCGGACCGTCTTCACAATTTCATCAGCCTCATCATCCGTCAGATCCAATATCGTCGGCGCATGACGGCGAGGTACAACGAGAAGCTGTCCGATTTCAAACTGCCTGGGATTGAGCAACGCAAGCGTCTTCTCAGTCGAATGGATAACATGCCTCATTTCACCGCGTCCAGCAACTATTTCACAAAATGGACAGGGATCCCACGTCGGCATCTCAAATGCGGCAACAGTATCACTCATCATAATTTCTCATAAGAAACAATCGTCATCCTATCATTGAGCTCTCGCGTAACGCCAGTTCTCCTATAGCCCATTTTCTCATAAAAATAACAGTTACCTTCCTCTTGTAAAATCGTCTCAAGCTCCCAGCGCTCCGCATCAACAACACCCTCAACGAGCCCGATGGTATCTTGACCATATCCCTTCCCCTGATGCTCTGGGACGATAAACATGGGACTAATCCTCGCCCGTCTCACCTCGTCATCGTAGATAATTCTGATCGCTCCGATTCGCACGCCGTCAAGCATAATGAAGTAATAAGTGGTATGGGGCTGCTTTAATCTGTCGATAATCCGTTCAACATCTTCAGTGGCTGGATTAGTCTCGTAATCCCGATACTTGCGAAGCAGTGGCAGAAATGACGCAATCTGAAGTCCGTGAATAGCTTCGGCATCTCTAATAGATGCTTTCTTTAAACTGATTCGCATAAGTTCACCTATTTTTTCGCGCCTCCCATTCATCGCGCAATAAACCACACCACACCATGTCTTTAAATTCGCCTCTCAGATAGATATCCTGGCGCAGGACACCTTCACGGACCATCCCCAGCTTCTCCATTACCCGGAGAGAACCCACATTTCTCTCATCGGCTGTAGCGCGAATGCGATTCAAATCTGGATAAGCTGAAAACGCCTCGTCGATAACAGCACCCACAGCTTCCGTAGTCAATCCTTTTCCCCAAAAGCGTCGGGCAATGCTATAGCCCATTTCGCCAACGCGATTATCAAAATCAAATCCAATATTAATCCCACCAATAACAGAGCCAGCGTGTTCAATCGCCCAGGACACGCGTGTTTTGCGATCCTGCAACACCTGACCTGCCACAAATTTTTCGGCATCTGCTCTCGTGTAGGGTTGGGGAACCGGAAGAAAGCGCGCCCATTCCGGATCAGATGCGTATAACAAAATATCTTCAACATCCACAAGGCTAAACACTCTGAGTATCAATCGGTCTGTTTTAATAAGTTCCGACAGCATTTTAATGGTTTGGAAAGACTTCCAGTCCGTATGTGATAGATAGCGTTTTACCACAGAAATTCTACTAATCTTGTGACACTTTTATCGGCAAAATGGTTTCTATATTGCAAAAGTGAAAATAGACTGTTGCTCAAGCGGCAGTGGTCTGTCTAATTTCCCAACCGGGGAAAACGAGAACAGCCGGATGACATTGCAACGCTCGAGCGAGCACCTTGGCGCGTTCAATCCCAAGCTGGATGCGGTTATTTTCAATGGCCGAAATAGTTGATTGGGGAATGCCCGTGCGCCTGGCGAGTTCATTTTGACTAAGTTCCTGAAGCTCTCGGATAATACGGACAGATTCTCCTACAGATACCTCAATCTGCTTCTTAGCACGACGGTAATTTTCCATTTCACTGTCTCCGGTAATCATGAGCGGTTAGACTTACAACCTGCACGAGGATTCTAGCGCACATCCTCTTCCAACCATTTAAGAAAACTCTCGTCATTGGTGTACTCATAGGCAAAACCACCACAACCTCTGAACAACTCTGGCTCCTTGCTGCCATCTTCAATCAAAAGACTATTTCCATAGTGAATATCATCCCCCAGAGCTTCAAATGCAATGGGCCAGAGTGCGCGCTTGTCGATTTCTCCGTAATCGGAAGAATTGATAATCACATCAAATTTCTCATCCAATCTATGCGCTGGAACAACGACATCTGAGAAAACATCCATATTGGCAGTTACAATCGCAGTTCGTCTCCCTTGACTTCTCTGCGCCAGTGCGAAATTCAAAACTGCCTCGTTGAAGTCAAGATCCCTGCATCCCAACGCCATAGTTTTCAAAACCGCAGAAATATCCATATTCGCATGATCGGAGACAATGGCCGCAATATCTCTGAGACCCAGGGCATTCGTCATCCACATCCTGCAGATATGCCGATTGGCGAACACATGCTCTTGAATAATGTCATGCCACTCAGGACATTCAGGTGGGGATACTTTGAAATAGAGATCCGATGACAACGTAAAACCAAAATCAAAAACAATACACTTGATCTTGTTCAGATCACCAACCTTCATTTTCCACACCCTTTGACTGAACTTTTGGAATAGTCTCGAAATAGTGAAGGCATCAATCTACAAATTGGGATTCAATAGCTCTGACAACACCAGGTACGTACTGCTCAAAGCCGTAATTCAGAGCAAAAAAAACAACAAAAAAGAGCTTTCGCTTTGACTCATAATCCACCCGCGTCCAGAAGTCCTCCCCCAACGGCAATTGGTAGTGTTCAACCATATCCTCGGCAAACTGCTTCCCGAACCTGCGGTAAAACGTTGCGAAATCAGCAGCCGGATCGCTGATACTTATATCGCCGAAATCAATCACCCCAACAATCTTCGA from Gemmatimonadota bacterium includes the following:
- a CDS encoding HIT family protein, which produces MMSDTVAAFEMPTWDPCPFCEIVAGRGEMRHVIHSTEKTLALLNPRQFEIGQLLVVPRRHAPTILDLTDDEADEIVKTVRIAAAALVKTFNPDGITVYQNNGVASLQEVPHFHMHVVPRRKSSTWGSGPPHIAALQPKDGSLKQKVTVSWERAEEIASIIRPNFKAI
- a CDS encoding GNAT family N-acetyltransferase; translated protein: MRISLKKASIRDAEAIHGLQIASFLPLLRKYRDYETNPATEDVERIIDRLKQPHTTYYFIMLDGVRIGAIRIIYDDEVRRARISPMFIVPEHQGKGYGQDTIGLVEGVVDAERWELETILQEEGNCYFYEKMGYRRTGVTRELNDRMTIVSYEKL
- a CDS encoding GNAT family protein encodes the protein MVKRYLSHTDWKSFQTIKMLSELIKTDRLILRVFSLVDVEDILLYASDPEWARFLPVPQPYTRADAEKFVAGQVLQDRKTRVSWAIEHAGSVIGGINIGFDFDNRVGEMGYSIARRFWGKGLTTEAVGAVIDEAFSAYPDLNRIRATADERNVGSLRVMEKLGMVREGVLRQDIYLRGEFKDMVWCGLLRDEWEARKNR
- a CDS encoding helix-turn-helix transcriptional regulator produces the protein MENYRRAKKQIEVSVGESVRIIRELQELSQNELARRTGIPQSTISAIENNRIQLGIERAKVLARALQCHPAVLVFPGWEIRQTTAA